From the Brassica napus cultivar Da-Ae chromosome A8, Da-Ae, whole genome shotgun sequence genome, one window contains:
- the LOC106429458 gene encoding gibberellic acid methyltransferase 1-like has translation MDNSMSLESLLSMQGGDGDVSFDKNSFGAAAAIASSEQMLTSAIHSMELTQGVHIQIANLGIGDGGHTFSMVDTVVEVLRRKLAVINGGTEPEFEVYFSDLRLSNRFFSSFRPLEDRVNDWGKKYYTYGTSLPFYMRLFPKGELHVVVTTSALQWLSLIPRKVMEKGSKTWNKGRAWIQGAEREVVEAYAEQSHKDLVEFLKCRKEEIVVGGMLFMLMAGRPSGLESQVSDDSRLKLIFTTLMDQAWQDLVDEGSIEEDRRDAFNIPLYLRNTEEVTAAIESCGGFKIEKMELLKIADPMNARQQEFIKDPDSYGRAMANLVQAAQIKRKVEAYLGPDLTNTFYERYAVRAANNKEFLTKNSFYSMIAVSAIRVWY, from the exons ATGGATAATTCCATGAGCCTCGAGTCATTGCTCTCCATGCAAGGCGGAGACGGTGACGTCAGCTTCGACAAAAACAGCTTCGGTGCGGCCGCAGCGATAGCCTCGAGCGAACAAATGCTGACGTCAGCCATCCACTCCATGGAGCTCACCCAAGGAGTTCACATACAGATTGCCAATTTAGGCATCGGAGACGGAGGCCACACGTTTTCCATGGTGGACACGGTAGTTGAGGTGTTACGGCGGAAGCTGGCCGTGATTAACGGCGGAACCGAGCCAGAGTTTGAAGTCTACTTCTCCGACCTGCGCCTTTCGAATAGATTCTTCTCGTCGTTTCGACCGTTGGAAGACAGAGTTAACGACTGGGGGAAGAAGTACTACACCTATGGCACTTCCCTCCCGTTCTATATGAGGCTGTTTCCAAAAGGAGAGCTCCATGTTGTTGTGACCACGAGTGCCTTACAATGGCTCTCTCTG ATACCGAGAAAGGTGATGGAGAAAGGATCGAAAACATGGAATAAGGGAAGGGCGTGGATTCAAGGAGCAGAGCGAGAAGTTGTGGAGGCATACGCGGAGCAGTCACACAAAGACTTAGTCGAGTTCTTGAAATGTCGGAAAGAAGAAATTGTGGTAGGAGGAATGTTGTTTATGTTAATGGCTGGTCGACCTTCTGGCTTAGAGAGTCAAGTCAGTGATGACTCCCGTCTCAAGCTTATTTTCACAACTTTGATGGATCAAGCATGGCAAGATCTAGTAGATGAG GGTTCAATAGAAGAGGATAGACGGGATGCTTTCAACATTCCGTTGTACCTTAGAAACACTGAGGAAGTCACGGCTGCGATAGAAAGTTGTGGTGGTTTCAAGATAGAGAAGATGGAGTTACTGAAAATAGCTGACCCTATGAATGCTAGACAACAAGAGTTTATTAAAGATCCGGATTCTTACGGTCGAGCCATGGCTAATTTGGTGCAAGCTGCTCAAATAAAGCGAAAGGTTGAGGCCTATCTCGGTCCTGACCTGACCAACACGTTTTACGAACGGTATGCAGTTCGAGCTGCTAACAACAAAGAATTTCTCACGAAGAATTCTTTCTATTCTATGATCGCTGTTTCAGCGATTCGGGTTTGGTATTAA
- the LOC106361349 gene encoding uncharacterized WD repeat-containing protein C2A9.03, whose protein sequence is MSGHHGEEAEDEHMEDDDTLGADFENLMCSADTIASHAPNRKDIQGISWDKLSLTREEYRKSRLQSYRNYENIPNSGEASGKDCLDSEKGSSFYMFKKNFRSVTPTILHFQLRELVWATSNHDVYLMCNNSITHWSTLTSSRDEVLDLAGLVTPSEEHPGSLLEGFSKTQVSSLAVKDGMVVAGGFSGELICKHLDRPGVSFCYRLTSEENAITNSVNIHRNSSGALHFMASSNDGGVRNFDMETYQLVQHFHYPWPVNHSSVSPDGKLVTILGDDPDGLLVDSNNGETVGRLYGHLDYSFASAWHPDGMTFATGNQDKTCRVWDVRNLSKSVAVLKGNLGAIRSIKFTSDGQYMAMAEAADFVHIYNTKTGYMKEQEIDFFGEISGISFSPDTESLFIGVYDRSYGSLMEFARERVSGIAL, encoded by the exons ATGTCTGGGCACCATGGTGAAGAAGCTGAAGATGAACatatggaagatgatgatacTTTGGGAGCAGATTTTGAGAATCTTATGTGTTCTGCTGATACAATTGCTTCTCATGCTCCTAACAGAAAGGACATTCAGGGAATCTCATGGGATAAACTTAGTCTCACCAGAGAAGAATACAGAAAAAGTAGGCTACAATCCTATAGAAACTATGAAAACATACCAAACTCAGGCGAGGCATCTGGGAAG GACTGTCTAGATTCAGAGAAAGGAAGCTCTTTCTATATGTTCAAGAAGAATTTTAGATCTGTAACACCTACTATTCTCCATTTTCAG CTGAGGGAGTTGGTGTGGGCTACATCTAACCATGATGTTTACCTGATGTGCAACAACTCTATTACTCATTGGTCTACTTTAACAAGTAGTAGGGATGAGGTTCTTGATCTTGCTGGTCTAGTAACCCCATCTGAG GAACATCCTGGAAGTTTGTTAGAAGGATTTTCAAAGACACAAGTCAGCAGTCTGGCAGTAAAAGATGGGATGGTTGTTGCTGGTGGGTTTTCTGGTGAACTCATTTGCAAG CATCTTGATAGACCTGGTGTGAGCTTCTGCTACCGCTTAACTAGTGAAGAAAACGCCATAACTAATTCTGTTAATATACACAGGAACTCCAG TGGTGCACTTCATTTCATGGCTTCAAGTAATGACGGTGGAGTCAGAAACTTTGATATGGAAACTTATCAGCTTGTCCAGCACTTCCATTATCCCTGGCCAGTGAAT CATTCTTCGGTTAGTCCTGATGGGAAACTAGTAACAATCCTTGGAGATGACCCAGATGGTTTGTTGGTGGACTCCAACAACGGGGAG ACGGTGGGGAGGTTATATGGTCACTTGGACTATTCATTTGCATCAGCTTGGCATCCTGATGGAATGACCTTTGCCACGGGGAACCAGGACAAGACCTGCCGTGTGTGGGACGTAAGGAATCTGTCTAAATCTGTGGCAGTATTAAAGGGAAACCTCGGAGCCATCCGTTCTATCAAGTTCACTTCCGATGGTCAGTACATGGCCATGGCTGAGGCGGCAGACTTTGTCCACATTTACAACACCAAAACAGGATACATGAAAGAGCAAGAGATTGATTTCTTTGGGGAGATATCAGGAATCTCCTTCAGTCCTGACACTGAGTCTCTCTTCATTGGCGTATATGATAGATCATATGGTAGTCTTATGGAGTTTGCTCGAGAAAGG gtTTCTGGAATTGCATTGTGA